CGGCGCGCTCGGCCGCAAGGGCGGTGGCGCGATCCACGAGGGCGAGGCGGATCGGCGCGCCCGGCCCGGCCTGCATCGCGCGCGGCAGATCGCAGGGGATGACGGTGGCGATGCGGGGATAGCCGCCGGTGGTCTGGCTTTCGGCCCCGAGGATATAAGGCGCGCCCTCGCCGGTGACCTGGATGTCGCCGGGCACGACGATCTCGGACAGCACCGTGAGCCCGCCCCGGGCAAAGAACCCGTCGCCCGCGTGGGCGAGACGCACACCCATCCGGTTGCCGCGCGGGTCGCGGGTGAAGGGCGTCTCGGAGAGGCGGGTGACATCCTCGGGCGCGAAGCTGTCGCTCTGGAAGCTGCGGATGATGCGGATCTCGCCGCCACAGAAGCGATCCTCGACCTGCAGCCCCTGCCCCACCGGGCCACCGGGATCGCGGCCCAGGGGCAGGCTGTCGCCCGCCGCCAGCGCCCGGCCCAGCCCGGCGGTGAGGTGGGTGGAGCGTGAGCCGAGCTCCACAGGCGTGTCGATCCCGCCGCCCACATGCAGGTAGCCATAGCTGCCCCCCTGCACGGCGCCGATGCGCAGTTCGGCCCCGGCGGGCCACGCGTGACAGGCGTGCCAGGCGAGCGGCGCGCCATCGAGCGTCGCCTGCATCGGCGCGCCGGTCAGCGCGAGCCGGGCGTCGCGGGTGACCCGGAAGGTCCCACCACTGCCGGCCATCTCGATCGCGGCGAGGTCGGGGGACTGGCGCAGCAATGCGGCGCCTTCGGCCAGGGCCCGGGTGTCCGCCGCCCCGCCCCGAGACAGACCCTGCCCGATATAGCCCAGGAACCCGGCATCCTGCACGGTCAGGCCGGGACCGGCGGCGCAAATCTCCAGGCGCGCGGTCATTCCAGCACCTCCCATGTCGCGCCGCCGAGGCCGCTGGGATCGGCTTCGCAGGCGGCATAGTCCTCCGCAGGGATCGCTGGGAACATCACCTCGTCGCCCGCGCACAGGGCGAAGGGCCGGTCGGCGCCGGGGCGGTAGCCGGTGAAGGCGGTCTGGCCCACATGGCGCCAACCCGTGGGCGCCGTGGTGGCGAAGAGCACGAATTGGCGGATCGCCAGCACCAGCGCGCCCACCGGCACGCGGGGCGTCAGCTCGGTCTGGCGCGGCAGGTCCCAGGCGGGGGGCAGCGTGCCGAGATAGGGCATGCCCGGCGCGAAGCCGAGGGTCAGGACCCGGGTGCGCGCGGTGCTCAAGCTCTCGATCGCCTGGGCGGGGGACATGCCCGCCGCCTGCGCCGCGTCCCCGAGCTGCGGGGCGAGATCGCCGCCGAACACGCACGGGATACGCCAAAGCCGCCGCCCGGCGGGGAACGGGGCCGCGTACCAGTCGCGAGCCGCGAGCAGATCTGCCAGCCGCGCTTCCAGC
The Dinoroseobacter shibae DFL 12 = DSM 16493 genome window above contains:
- a CDS encoding biotin-dependent carboxyltransferase family protein, whose translation is MTARLEICAAGPGLTVQDAGFLGYIGQGLSRGGAADTRALAEGAALLRQSPDLAAIEMAGSGGTFRVTRDARLALTGAPMQATLDGAPLAWHACHAWPAGAELRIGAVQGGSYGYLHVGGGIDTPVELGSRSTHLTAGLGRALAAGDSLPLGRDPGGPVGQGLQVEDRFCGGEIRIIRSFQSDSFAPEDVTRLSETPFTRDPRGNRMGVRLAHAGDGFFARGGLTVLSEIVVPGDIQVTGEGAPYILGAESQTTGGYPRIATVIPCDLPRAMQAGPGAPIRLALVDRATALAAERAEAKLLQALPKQVRPLLRDPREMSDLLSYQLISGVTAGEEPSP
- a CDS encoding 5-oxoprolinase subunit B family protein, with protein sequence MTGAWPKIRPVGLTGLLVSFADTLSDPANRAALAFRAAVEAEAWPDVLESSCTLASCFIRFDPVETDPEPLEARLADLLAARDWYAAPFPAGRRLWRIPCVFGGDLAPQLGDAAQAAGMSPAQAIESLSTARTRVLTLGFAPGMPYLGTLPPAWDLPRQTELTPRVPVGALVLAIRQFVLFATTAPTGWRHVGQTAFTGYRPGADRPFALCAGDEVMFPAIPAEDYAACEADPSGLGGATWEVLE